The nucleotide window AAGCCAGGCGACCAGCTCAGGCTGGAAGTTGAAATGATTAAGCTGCGCGGTCCGATTGGAAAAGGCAAGGCAGTCGCCACAGTAGATGGCGAATTGGCATGTGAAGCGGAAATTACATTTGCGATAAAATAAAATTAGGAGAGGACCCAATTTGTATGTTGGGTTCTTTTTTTACATATTTAGGTAGAACGTGCAATTATGACTGTTGAACGTGCAATTATTGATGTGAAACGTGCAATTAAACGTGTTTAGTGTGCAATTACGGTGAATATCCGTGCAATTATCCTCCTATATTAAGAGAATAATTTTTCCAGTTGGATGATACTCTTAAATTCAGTATAAAAATTACACAATAATGTAAAAAATGTATTTTTATTAGTAATTTCAGATATGAATATCGTTTATACATGGCCCTTTGACCGTCGGTTGCCGCGAAAATAACTTCCATGGACCGAAATCGGGTAATTTTTACAAAAATAATGCAAGTTTTTTTCATTGATGGGCAATATAACAGCAGACCCGTGCAACAGGTCTCAAAAATACCTATTAATGAAAGGGGCTTTTACTCATGAAGAAAAAGCTATTAATGTTAATCGGTGGCTCATTGCTATCGGCTATGTTCCTTGCTGGCTGCGCAAATGATCAGGATCCTCCTCCGGATGATGATGTGGATATCGAGAATCCAGCGGACGATAATGGCAATGTCGACGATGACGGTATGATCGATGACGAAAACAACGACATCAACACTGAAAACGATGGCGACATGATGGAGGATGACAACACTCCTGGCGAAGACGCTGTTGAAGACAAAATTGATATGAACGACGAGGATAATAACGATCAATAATGAAAGAAGGGCAGGGATGGATTCCTGCCCATTTATTTTGGTGTTGATTTTGCCATAGGAGTATCAGTGCGCATAGAAAACTCAGCCAGCACAAAAAAAAACTCCAGCTAGTCAGCAGGAGTTTAATTACACTTTCTTCGGCTGCAAAATCTGCGGCCTTGTTATGATTTTTTCTTTAAATTCCGTAAGCAAAGCATCGCCTTTGTATCCTTTATCCAGCAGGTACTCCAGCAATTTTTCAGGATAGTCGCTTTTCGGTTTGGTGAGTTTTCCTGTTAAAAGAATGCTGGCATGTGTATTCAGCTTCTTCACGCAGCAAACTTTGGTCAAAAAGGCTGCCGGGTCATTCTCGCGTTTGGTGATGACGACTTGGACGATGATATCTTTGTCGTTGTCACACGCATCCTGGAAATATGGGATGTATTTATGATCAGTAAAAACTTCGACGAGCCACGTGCCTTTTTCATCCTCTTTATTGATAATCAGGCCGTCTTCCATTTCGATATCCACTAAAGCATCATCAGCAGCAAGCTGCATTGAAATCAACTTAAACGTCTTCATGTCAACCACCTCCCGTAATACTTGTCCAAATTATAACACAGGATGAATATAAAACGAAAAAAAGCAAGTTTGTCGAAAGAAATATTTCTGAATTGGCAAAAATCATTTTTGGCTGGGGAGGGTGTGTTCAAAAATCAATAATCTGAAGTTAATAGGCTAGTTTACCACTGTTTTTCCAGTCAAAAGCACAATTTTCGACATTTTACTATAGCGCTAAAAAGGAATATCATCGGGGTATCAAGGAGAAAGGAGATGAAAACGTGATCAATCAAGTAACCCTTGTAGGCAGACTGACGAGAGACCCTGAGCTCAGGTATACACCTGATGGAAAAGCGGTATCGAATATAACGCTTGCGGTGAACCGTCATTATAAAAATGCTGACGGTGAAATCGAGGCTGATTTTGTCCACTGCATCATCTGGGGCAAAAATGCAGAGAATACGTCCAACTATTGTAAAAAAGGCTCTGTTCTCGGAGTCACCGGACGCATCCAGACACGAAACTATGATAACCATGAGGGTAAGCGGGTCTACGTGACTGAAGTCGTGGCTGAGGGTGTCAGGTTTTTAAGTACAAAACCGGCAGGCACAAGGGAAAATCAGCAGACAACGCAACCGCCTCGGCATCCGGAAACTGTACCCCAGGCGCCGCCGCAAAGAGAGGAGCTTCCTTTTGCATAATGAACCCGACTCAATCGAAAAGCTGCTTGTCAGCCTGATTAAGATGGTTGGAAAAAACAATGAGAAGGTCGACGAACTCACCAAACGTGTACGCCAGCTCGAAATCGCCTCCAAAGATCTGCAGGTCAATCGCGTCTACTCCTTCATTGCCGAGCCACCACGACCTAGTTCCAATAGAAAAGAATATGTGCGGAAATAAGAATAAACAACACTTGCGAATTTTTCCTCATCATTCCCTCACTAGATCCTATAAGAGATAAATTCAATAAACCGATCTCCAATAAACCCTCAACTTTTGATGCCGGCTGTAATAGCCGGTTTTTTTATGAATAAAACCAGCACCTGTCTAAGGGTAAACCGTTCTGCTTTAGGGTGCATATGGCGAAAATGGCACAGTAAATGGCGTGGGAATTTTCCACGCCATTTTTCCTATTGTGCCAGCATTTATTAGCCATTTCATTACAAATTAACACCTGCAAAATGATAGTAAATGCCATTGACAATGTTTGTTGTACAAGGAATAATGACGGTCATTTACACTGTCAATTTTATGACCAGTTCGGAAGTCAATTTAAGGGTGCCATTCTACGAACATTTCATTCAAGTATAGCCTGTATAACGATGAACATGGAATTTCACTTTATTTTTTTCTCACCGAAGGGAGCAGTTAGCGGAAGATTGAGTTTTTCTAGAACAAAGGAAGACTTAACCTTAATTGAGTAACAAACAATCCTAAATATAAACGGAGAATATCCGGTTAAACTGTAGAGTATAGCTCGGTAAGGGGTAAATACGCGGAGGTTTTCCGGTTAAGCAAGCACGATTGCCAATTTTTTATGTTTTTCAAGTAAATAGGCGGAAATCTTCCGTCTATTTAAGCTGTTTTCCGTGCCATTTTCTAAATAAGGGAAGTTTCTCCGCTTATTTATCAGACTATGATGATCCCTTCACTAAGGTCCGTTCTTTTATGGTGTGGAATAAACGGGTGCTTTGTTGAATAAGAACCATTATATTTTGGATCCGAAAATACATTCAATTAGAAAAATGGCGTGTCAAAACTGATGTCAGTTTACACGCCATTTTTATTGTCATTTAAATGAGATGCACCCTAAAACAGAATGGTTTAGTCTAAGGTACTGGTTCCATTTTTACGACAAAAACACCAAATCATGCAATTCATCAGTCGACAGCTCGGTGATCCAGCTGTCGCTCTGGATGATCTGATCGTTCAGTGACTGCTTCTTCTCGAGCATGGCATCGATTTTTTCCTCTAGTGTGCCGGTGCTGATCAGCTTGTGCACGTGCACGAAGCGACTTTGGCCGATGCGGTAGGCGCGGTCGGTTGCCTGGTTTTCGACGGCAGGATTCCACCAACGGTCGTAGTGGACAACGTGGTTCGCGGCCGTCAGGTTCAATCCGGTTCCGCCGGCCTTCAATGAAAGCAGGAACACCGGAAACTCCCGGTTCTGGAATTTCGTGATTAATTCATCACGCTTTGTCTTCGGCAGGCTGCCGTTCAGGAACGGAACATCGATGCCGAATTTCTTTTTCAGTGCAGACTGGATCATCTCGCCCATTCCGATGTACTGGGTAAAAATGATACAGCTTTCTTCCTGTTCAAGCACAGCGCTCACCAGATCGATCATTTTCTCCATCTTGGCAGAACGATCAATCAACTTCTTCGGATCTTCCTCTTTCAAATACAAAGCAGGGTGATTGCACAGCTGCTTCAATCGGCTCAATAGCTGTAAAATTAAGCCCTTCCGCTCAAAGCTCGATAATGTTTCGATTTGCGCGAAGGTATCCTTTACCAGCTGTTCGTATAAAGAAGCCTGCTCTGCAGACAGCGGGCAGTATTCCTTCTGCTCCACCTTATCAGGCAGATTCAGCGCCACATCTTCATCCTTCTTCGTCCGTCTCAGCAGGAACGGCTTGATCAGCGACTGAAGCTGGGTGATTTTTTCCTTTTTGTCTTCTTTTTCAATCGGCAGGATGAACTGCTTCTGGAATTGACCGGCGCTGCCAAGATAGCCGCGGTTCGTAAAGTCGAAAATCGACCACAGCTCAGACAGGCGATTCTCCATCGGCGTCCCTGTCAGGGCGATATGATGCTTGCCCTTCAGCTTCCTTACTGCACGCGACTGCTTTGTATCGGCGTTCTTGATATTCTGTGCCTCGTCAATCGCAATGCTGCTCCATTCAATGCTTTCTAGCTCTTCGAAGTCCAGATGCGTCAGGCCATAGGATGTCAGTACAATATCAGAGCCGTTAGCTTCTTCGGTAAAAATGGTGCCCTTCAGGCGGTTCGGTCCGTAATGCAAGTGGACGCGCAAATCCGGAGCGAAGCGTTCGATCTCTTTCTGCCAGTTTCCGAGAACTGAAGTAGGACAGATGATCAATGACGGATGGTCGTCGCTTTCCTGCTCTTTTACCGCTAAAATGTAAGAGATCAGTTGAATCGTTTTTCCGAGTCCCATATCATCGGCAAGCAAGGCGCCGAATCCGTACTTCCGCAGGAATAGCAACCAGTTCATCCCGAGCTTCTGGTACGGGCGCAGCTCACCATGTAATCCAGCAGGCACCGGCAAGTCGGGGATTTCCTTCGTTTCGGACAGTTGCTTCATCATTTGCTTCCAGTGGCGGTTCAGCTCGATCTGGATTTTTGCGAACGCCCGCGGATCGTCCAGACCTTCGCTGTCTTCTTCCTCATCAGACAGCTCCTGCTGCAAGAGGTCGCGGATATGCAATCCTTCTTTATCTGCCTTCTTCATCATTTCCTGGATCTGGCGGATGAAGCCGTGGTCAAGCTTGATCCAGCGGCCTTTCAAATACACAAGCCGGCGCTTTTCGTTCACCAGGCGCTGGAAGTCATCCTCGCTCAGGTCAACACCGTTCATCGAGAAACGCCAATCATAATCGAGCATTGCATTCAAGCCAACAAATGAGCGGCGGTAGCCAGTCTCGCCCTTCAGGCGAGCTTTCACCTTCAAATTAGCATTCTTGATCGCTTCCCACCACGAAGGGAGGAGGATCTCAATGCCGAGCGCAATCAGCGTCTCGCTCGCTTCGGTCAAAAACATCCATGCTTCATCCTCGGTGAGTGTGGACTTCAGGCGGCCGTCTTCCTCGATCCACGGAAAAATTGAAGCAAGCCGTTTTTCTTCATCCTCAACCTTATCGCTAAAAAAGTCCCAGCCAGCAGGATAGCTTTCATAGTCGCGGGCTTCAATCAGCATCGGTTCATCCTTGCCACGCAAAAATAACCCAAGCTTCCAGTCACCAAGATCGTCCAAAGGTTCCTCGAGACGGATCCCGATCGAAAACGGTGCCGAATTTTCCTTCAGCCCGATCCACTCAAGCCAGCGGTCCTCGTCAAAATATGCTGCCAGCTGCGATGCAGAAAGCTGCTTTTTCCGCAGAACATCAAGCTTATCGCCAAGCAAATACTTCATCGCCTCATTTTCATGGAAGTAAGACTCCAGACTATGATGGAACAGGTCCGCTACGAAATCACGCACGAGAAGCTTCTCGTCACCGATCACCAGCTCTTCCTCCCAGAATGGCTCATGGAATTCATCGAGCACGCTCACCGGGAGCTTCCAGCGGAAATCCTCGCCATCAAGCTGGGAAAAATCTGGATGCCACTCCTTTGCAAGAATCGCATCATAAATCGCATGCGCCGTCGACAGACAGATGTCGCCAAGGTCATCCCATTCCCACTCAACAAGCCGGTTGAAGCTTTCCTCGCCAAACAGCGTCACAAGCTGCCAGGCACTCAAGGTCACACCCTCAGCAGGGCTCCATTTGTCAGCGTCCAGCATCGTCCCGTAATAACTCTCCTTATGGCGGAAAAAGAGCAGCTTCTTCCAGTCGGATATCTTCAGTTCAAAGCCATCAAAGTCCTCAGTACTCAGAAAATATCGCCCTCCATCAACCGGCATTACATCTATATGTATCTGCTTAATCTCAAGCATCAAAAGCACCTCCTTTAATTGGGGAGTTTGTTTTAGTTCGCATACGGTCGGTGGATGATTTTAACCAAAAAGTGTCGCCACCGCCTCGATGGAGACGGGAAAAAGCTTTTTACACCGAAAAAGAGGTGACCATAAGGTCAATGGATAGCACATAATTTTAATTTCATCCGAAAGAGTTTCACCATGGTCCCTATGGAGACACGAAACTCAAAAACAGGTCTCCATAAGCCCGATGGATGACGCAAAATGTTGTTTTCATCCGAAAAAGCGGTCCCTATGCTTCCTCCACCTCAATCAACTTGCTCCGCGTGCATTCTTCGTGAAATGCGCGCAGGCGTTTCGTCCTTACGAGCAGTTTCCCGAAAAACTCTTCCCACTCTGGGATGCGCTTCATTTTTTTATAAACGGTACGCAGTTTTTTCAGCAAACGTGCGGCCTGCTTGTAGCTGCTGCGGTTTTTCATCTCGATTAAATCGCCGACCATCTGGTGGTACAGCGGAATCAGGACTTCAGGAGCTTCTTTTTGCAATACTTTTATCCGCTCGCTTGAAATCGAATTATATTCAAAGCCAAAATAGGACTGCAATTCGCCCCATTGTTCGTATTGCTTTTTTTCAAACAAGGAATCTTCATATTCGTAAAAGCTGTACGGCATGGCTTGTGCGAGCGCCCGGTCGTACAGCTCGCCGCGCCCGATTTCGCGGGTGAAAGCGGCCACCAGCTTCAAGGCATAACGCGTAAATTTTTTACAAGTATAATAATCCCCGAGATGCTTCAGGTAATTCCGCAGCTGCTGGACGAGATATTCGATAAATGGACCCATCCTATTCCACTCGCGCTGAACCCGGAAGCCGTCAAGCCAGTAAAACATATAGGGAAGCGAACCGATGGAAAGGGCAGTGAATCGCTTCAATGCTTCACTGTCCTGCTTTGCTAAAACTAGCTGATGAATCAAAGCAATTTCCTCAATCTGGTCCCGCTTGCCATCGCCAAAGGATTCAAGTCGCGTTCGCTCTCCATCACGCCAGCTTCCGTTTTTAAAAAGTTTCTCCCATAACAGCCGGTACAAATCAATCCGGTCATAGCCAAGTGAGGCATCAGGCATTGTCAATCCAACCGTATCATCCTTCAGCTGTTCCAAAAACGTATCAAACGAAAACGGCATCGTCCCATAAGCAAGACGCTCGACATACTCCTCAGCATCATTGAACAGATCCTCGAACAGCGGCCGGTAATACCGGTCCATTGCCGGCTCGTCATCGTGACCGAATTCGCGGGCCAGTTCTGTGAGCAAATTAAAGGAATGGACCGACGCGGCGATCATATAAAGGTTTTTCCAAACGACCTCAAGAGGAGCAGAAACCTCAACACGGCGAATATAGGAACGGAACAATCCGGGCACAACATAAGCCCTCGGTTCGCCCTGGCCTTTGACAATTTCCTCAAAACTCTCCCGAAATGAAGCGCGGCCCAGCTATCATAATCATGTCCAGAACGAGTATCCTTCTTCACCAGATCCTTCGCGCGCTGCAAGCCCCATTTTTCAGCATTCAGCTGCTCTTTCGCCGGCTTGCGCCAGGCTTCGACCCAGTCGGAGACACTCGCGACATCACCATACGCCTGGAAAAACGCAGCCAGACGATGCCGGCAAAACGACCCAGCAGGACAGGTGCAGCTGCTCTCCTCAGGATCTGAAATATTTATGTACACACGAACCGGCGTCACGTCCTGGACCGTCGCCCAGATCGACTTCACCATATACTTCATATGGTGGACCGTTCCCTGGCGATAGAGCATCAGCCCCTTTTGCACAAGGCGCGCATCCTCCTCGACCTCGGATTTAAGCATCGTATTCAGTTTTTCGGAAGCTTCTTTAAAAATCGGTGCCTGGTTATCAGGTATGACAGCCACAGCGGATTCCCCCGTTCACACAGCATCATTCGCTCTATTTTTCCAATTCCATGCCAGAATTCGACAAGTCCATCAGGCAAGCTTTGTTAAAATCATAATAAGTAATAAACGAAAAAAACATATTCTTCTATTATACCCAAAAATGAGCCATTAGAGGAGGGGGATATGTGTTTTAAAAAAGCGACGGTATTTGTGCAGAGCTTGTGGAATAGAAACATTCAGTAAATATCCAATAGTTACAGCAGTATTTTCTGTTGAGTTATTATTTTAATATTAGGTTTTTTTCAGATAGAATGAAGAGAGATAAGAAATTACCTGGGGGACAAACAATGAATAACACGGTAGAAGTGCTTCGCGGATTGTTTAACTATAAATATTATACATATAAATTAAGGGATGCTGAGCATGTCCCTGGCATCTGGAAAAATACAATCCTGCTCACTATCCTGAGCGGACTGGTCTTTGGAATCAGCGCTTATTTCGGAATCGGTTCTGAATATCTGTCCAAAGAACTGACATCGATCCCCAGGGAAGAGTACGAGATGCAAAAGCTGCTTTTCATGGCAGGGCAGACAATTCTTGGCCTTGTGTTTGGCATCATCATGATTTTCCTGCCGGCACTGTTCTTCTGGACTCTTTCTGATCTGGAACTTAAAAAACTGCTGGCTGTTCAAATTTTCGTCCTGCCAATCCTCCTGTTTGAAAAATTAATTGGGATTCCGCTCGCGCTGACGCTAGGGCTGACACAGGTGTCATCACCGTTCGCCCTGGGTACAATCGCACAGTACATAACTGGAAATGACTTCATTATCTATCTCCTTGCCACTATATCTATATTTAAGGTGTGGGTTATTTTCATAGAATACATGTATTTAAAAATGCTTACTGGAAAAAAAACAGCCATCATCCTTCTGATGGTAATTGGCTTCAATTTGGTGATTTGGTTATTTTCGGCACTCATATCGTTCGTCCAATTTGACAAGATTTTATAAGAGAGGTGCATCACGTGAAAAAGAAAACCGCTATTCTAGCATCTGCTGGAATCATTTTCGTATCAGCTAACCTATTTTTGGCACTAAAAGATGACAGCAAAGCGGTGCGCTCCTCCTACATCAACAAGTGGGCTGCGGTCGGGAAGGATAACCTGACAGAGACGCTTAGTGCAGCGGGTGTGATCACACCCGAGGACGAGTATCAGGTGTACTATCATGCTGATGACGGGGAATTCAAAGGCTTTCTTGTAAAAGAAGGCGATGAAGTCACCAATGGTACCCCGCTATATGAATATTCTTCGAATAACATTGATGAGGACCTGGCCAGACTGCAGGCGGAAAAAAGCCAGCTTGTTACCGAAGCGAATTTGATAGATGATCAGATCCAGCAGCTGAGTTACCTGCAAAGTGTCTCTGCCTCGACATCGACCGCCAGCACTCCTGTTTTTGGTGATGGATCTGACAGCAATGACTCAAATGAACTGATGAATGTCTCGATTGAAAAAGAAATCTATGACAAACAGCGTGAAAAAGGCCGTGTAGAAGCGGAGATCGAAAAATATGATGATATGATTGATTCGTATGAAAGCAGCGATGAGCTTGGCAAGAACAGTGAAGTTTCAGGTACAGTTAAACAGGTCAATTACGAACTGAAAAACCCAATCGTGACAATCATTTCGGACATGCCGAAGGTAGAAGGCACGTTTAGCGAACGGGACTTAAAGAAGGTGGAGGCAGGCATGGAGGTGTATGTGCAATCAGACCTGATCACAGGCAAGGTTACTGGGACATTGACCAAAATCGCCGACTATCCGGAAACCGACCCGTCAGTGAAAAAGGAAAGTCATTACCCGTTTGAGATTACTCTCTCTGAAGAAACCGAGGAAAAAATCATCAAAGGAGCGCATGTAGACGTCAGTGTTATCACAAACCAAGTGATGAACGCAAAAACAGCCCCTGATGAAGCCATCGAAAAAGGCAAGAAAAACAGCTATATCTACGTCCTGAATGAAATAGGCCTCGTCGAGAAGCGCAAAATCAGCAAAGGACTGCAGCTGGGCGGCAAAACCGAACTCAAAGAAGGCGCCAAACCAGGCGAACTCATCGTCCAAAAACCTGAAAATGTCCAGCAGGAAAACAACCCATTCTTCAGCAAACTGAAAATCGATAGTTTAAAGAAAAAAACATTCAAAGAAGAAAGCAACCGCACCATATTCAAGCACATAATGGTCGGGTTCTTTAAATAGGTGCCTGTCACCGGAATTTTTCAAAAAACAAGTACTGCCAAGAACCTTTGAGAAATATAGATTGGAAAAGGAACGTTCCCCGAACGTTCCTTTTTTTGAGAGATAAGAAAGCATAAATTTCACTTCGAGAAATGGCCAGCTCCAGCGCCTAACCCCTCGAGTCGCTTCGGTCCGCCCACTGAAGTCAAAGAACGACTTCACCGGTCGGCCCTCCAGCGCTTGTCGGGGCTGACCAAGGCGCTTGCGCTTTTCTTTGTGCAATCGACAGGTGCCTGTCATCACATAAAATTTGTCGAAATGGTTTATTTTTTGTGGCTATTGGAAGGATACAGGGAATTCGTGGAGAATAATTATAGTTTAATATTGTCAAATTCTTTAATTTGAAGGTAGGGGGTCTTATTGTTCGGTGGGCTTGGGTTTGCGGTGTTTTTATTTATTTCGGTGGTGCTCTATTTGTTGGTTAAGAATAAGGATGAAATTAAAAAAGTGAGCAATAGGAATAAGTTATTTGTGGCAGTGACTTTTGTGGGTCTTTTGATAGTTTCTGGGCTGACAATCTACTATGCAGGAAATTGGCTTGCAGGCTTTATTGGTAATGGAACACTAAAGTTCTTCTTTCAAATCATCTGGATGCTGATAGTAATTGCCCTTCTCAATATCATTTGGGAGACGGTATTGAACAGAGTCAAGCGTGATTCGGGAATCGTGTAATGTCTCGTTCGACAGGTGCCAGTCATCGCTCAAAACGAGCTCCAGCAGGCAACATCCACCTACCACATCGTATCCGGCGACAAGGACTTCAGGTATGTGATAATCAAGATTGGGGCAGCTAAAGTTTCTTAGGAAGCAGGCTGAATCTCGCCTGCTTCCTTTTGTTTCAATTCTGCTGTTGAACTGTAAAGCTGTTGAGGAGCCAGGTTTCATTAACTCGTTTAAAGGTGCAAGTGATCATCCAGTTGTTTTCTTGTAGTTGCGTCAATTTATATTCAGTATCACTTAGTCTTTTGAGGTTAGATTTTAGGCCGTCCATGAACCTGGCAGGTTTTTCGTTTGAGATCAGGTAAATCCCATCAGACCTTTCTTCCACAATCCCGTCCAGATGTGTCTGCAAAAATTTCTCTGTTGCTAATCCATTGAATTCATTATTGATTTCCTCAATCGTCTGATAGCTTTGGAACTTGTTTTCCGAGTCTTCACTGGCATCGGCAAAAACTCTCTCTTGAATTTCACTATAGTCTCTCAATATTGTTACTGCTCCGCCATGGTTAAGCCATGGAGAGGTCAAGTCTTTTTCCGTCTGAATCGACTCAATTTTCCAGATGCCATCTTGGTTCTTAAAAGTAACAATCAATGTTTCACGCCCATTCATATCGCCTTCCTGTACCTGGGTCAACTGATATTCATGATCAGATATTTTTCCCAGGTTAAACGGGTTT belongs to Mesobacillus subterraneus and includes:
- a CDS encoding efflux RND transporter periplasmic adaptor subunit; amino-acid sequence: MKKKTAILASAGIIFVSANLFLALKDDSKAVRSSYINKWAAVGKDNLTETLSAAGVITPEDEYQVYYHADDGEFKGFLVKEGDEVTNGTPLYEYSSNNIDEDLARLQAEKSQLVTEANLIDDQIQQLSYLQSVSASTSTASTPVFGDGSDSNDSNELMNVSIEKEIYDKQREKGRVEAEIEKYDDMIDSYESSDELGKNSEVSGTVKQVNYELKNPIVTIISDMPKVEGTFSERDLKKVEAGMEVYVQSDLITGKVTGTLTKIADYPETDPSVKKESHYPFEITLSEETEEKIIKGAHVDVSVITNQVMNAKTAPDEAIEKGKKNSYIYVLNEIGLVEKRKISKGLQLGGKTELKEGAKPGELIVQKPENVQQENNPFFSKLKIDSLKKKTFKEESNRTIFKHIMVGFFK
- a CDS encoding DEAD/DEAH box helicase gives rise to the protein MLEIKQIHIDVMPVDGGRYFLSTEDFDGFELKISDWKKLLFFRHKESYYGTMLDADKWSPAEGVTLSAWQLVTLFGEESFNRLVEWEWDDLGDICLSTAHAIYDAILAKEWHPDFSQLDGEDFRWKLPVSVLDEFHEPFWEEELVIGDEKLLVRDFVADLFHHSLESYFHENEAMKYLLGDKLDVLRKKQLSASQLAAYFDEDRWLEWIGLKENSAPFSIGIRLEEPLDDLGDWKLGLFLRGKDEPMLIEARDYESYPAGWDFFSDKVEDEEKRLASIFPWIEEDGRLKSTLTEDEAWMFLTEASETLIALGIEILLPSWWEAIKNANLKVKARLKGETGYRRSFVGLNAMLDYDWRFSMNGVDLSEDDFQRLVNEKRRLVYLKGRWIKLDHGFIRQIQEMMKKADKEGLHIRDLLQQELSDEEEDSEGLDDPRAFAKIQIELNRHWKQMMKQLSETKEIPDLPVPAGLHGELRPYQKLGMNWLLFLRKYGFGALLADDMGLGKTIQLISYILAVKEQESDDHPSLIICPTSVLGNWQKEIERFAPDLRVHLHYGPNRLKGTIFTEEANGSDIVLTSYGLTHLDFEELESIEWSSIAIDEAQNIKNADTKQSRAVRKLKGKHHIALTGTPMENRLSELWSIFDFTNRGYLGSAGQFQKQFILPIEKEDKKEKITQLQSLIKPFLLRRTKKDEDVALNLPDKVEQKEYCPLSAEQASLYEQLVKDTFAQIETLSSFERKGLILQLLSRLKQLCNHPALYLKEEDPKKLIDRSAKMEKMIDLVSAVLEQEESCIIFTQYIGMGEMIQSALKKKFGIDVPFLNGSLPKTKRDELITKFQNREFPVFLLSLKAGGTGLNLTAANHVVHYDRWWNPAVENQATDRAYRIGQSRFVHVHKLISTGTLEEKIDAMLEKKQSLNDQIIQSDSWITELSTDELHDLVFLS
- a CDS encoding YwpF-like family protein; its protein translation is MKTFKLISMQLAADDALVDIEMEDGLIINKEDEKGTWLVEVFTDHKYIPYFQDACDNDKDIIVQVVITKRENDPAAFLTKVCCVKKLNTHASILLTGKLTKPKSDYPEKLLEYLLDKGYKGDALLTEFKEKIITRPQILQPKKV
- the ssb gene encoding single-stranded DNA-binding protein; the protein is MINQVTLVGRLTRDPELRYTPDGKAVSNITLAVNRHYKNADGEIEADFVHCIIWGKNAENTSNYCKKGSVLGVTGRIQTRNYDNHEGKRVYVTEVVAEGVRFLSTKPAGTRENQQTTQPPRHPETVPQAPPQREELPFA
- a CDS encoding SWIM zinc finger family protein gives rise to the protein MAVIPDNQAPIFKEASEKLNTMLKSEVEEDARLVQKGLMLYRQGTVHHMKYMVKSIWATVQDVTPVRVYINISDPEESSCTCPAGSFCRHRLAAFFQAYGDVASVSDWVEAWRKPAKEQLNAEKWGLQRAKDLVKKDTRSGHDYDSWAALHFGRVLRKLSKARANRGLMLCPDCSVPIFAVLRFLLLLRSFGKTFI